The following proteins are co-located in the Myxocyprinus asiaticus isolate MX2 ecotype Aquarium Trade chromosome 18, UBuf_Myxa_2, whole genome shotgun sequence genome:
- the si:dkey-11o15.10 gene encoding myb/SANT-like DNA-binding domain-containing protein isoform X2 yields MENRQYWSVDEIEALLNIWADENVQRQIDGVCRNEEVIKYIVAELAKLCIKRTTVQVREKLKKLRAQYKSVKTHNGQSGAQRKNFPWFKIMDGVLGHRHAVSGETTRDTMAVTVDDSSSPSASLESEEGDEGLCTAPLKTSTLERPATPQCLIRGGSHHITQRTRPESRKRRASSLATSEFLQCMREMTQQQMEQERELRREEMNREMEMRQKEMEHEARLRREEMARREKETETFASIFKNLASALLPRT; encoded by the exons ATGGAGAATcgtcagtactggtcagtagacGAAATTgaggctcttctgaatatttgggctgatgaaaatgtgcagcGTCAGATTGACGGCGTCTGCAGAAACGAAGAAGTTATTAAGTATATTGTTGccgaacttgccaagttgtgtatcaaacgcacaacggtacaggttcgggaaaaattaaaaaaattgcgggcacagtacaaatccgtgaagacgcacaatggacaaagcggtgcccaaaggaagaactttccatggttcaaaatcatggacggtgtgctgggacaccgtcatgctgttagtggagagactaCACGGGACACGATGGCTGTTACAGTCG ATGATTCATCATCTCCGAGTGCTTCCCTGGAGTCAGAAGAAGGAGATGAGGGACTGTGTACAGCTCCATTGAAAACATCTACACTTG AGAGACCTGCCACTCCACAATGCCTAATCAGAGGAGGTTCACATCATATAACACAAAGGACCAGACCAG AGAGCCGCAAACGCCGGGCTTCCAGTTTGGCGACCAGTGAGTTTTTGCAGTGCATGAGGGAGATGACACAGCAACAGATGGAACAAGAACGGGAGTTGAGGCGTGAGGAGATgaatagagagatggagatgaggcAAAAGGAGATGGAGCATGAGGCAAGACTTAGGCGAGAGGAGATGGCACGTAGAGAGAAGGAAACAGAGACTTTTGCCTCTATTTTCAAAAATTTGGCTTCAGCCCTTCTCCCTCGGACATAG
- the si:dkey-11o15.10 gene encoding myb/SANT-like DNA-binding domain-containing protein isoform X1: MEVIKEESEDISCAEACRVKIEDTVEQGATGLPKTDQLRMENRQYWSVDEIEALLNIWADENVQRQIDGVCRNEEVIKYIVAELAKLCIKRTTVQVREKLKKLRAQYKSVKTHNGQSGAQRKNFPWFKIMDGVLGHRHAVSGETTRDTMAVTVDDSSSPSASLESEEGDEGLCTAPLKTSTLERPATPQCLIRGGSHHITQRTRPESRKRRASSLATSEFLQCMREMTQQQMEQERELRREEMNREMEMRQKEMEHEARLRREEMARREKETETFASIFKNLASALLPRT; encoded by the exons CTACCGGCTTACCAAAAACAGATCAACTGAGAATGGAGAATcgtcagtactggtcagtagacGAAATTgaggctcttctgaatatttgggctgatgaaaatgtgcagcGTCAGATTGACGGCGTCTGCAGAAACGAAGAAGTTATTAAGTATATTGTTGccgaacttgccaagttgtgtatcaaacgcacaacggtacaggttcgggaaaaattaaaaaaattgcgggcacagtacaaatccgtgaagacgcacaatggacaaagcggtgcccaaaggaagaactttccatggttcaaaatcatggacggtgtgctgggacaccgtcatgctgttagtggagagactaCACGGGACACGATGGCTGTTACAGTCG ATGATTCATCATCTCCGAGTGCTTCCCTGGAGTCAGAAGAAGGAGATGAGGGACTGTGTACAGCTCCATTGAAAACATCTACACTTG AGAGACCTGCCACTCCACAATGCCTAATCAGAGGAGGTTCACATCATATAACACAAAGGACCAGACCAG AGAGCCGCAAACGCCGGGCTTCCAGTTTGGCGACCAGTGAGTTTTTGCAGTGCATGAGGGAGATGACACAGCAACAGATGGAACAAGAACGGGAGTTGAGGCGTGAGGAGATgaatagagagatggagatgaggcAAAAGGAGATGGAGCATGAGGCAAGACTTAGGCGAGAGGAGATGGCACGTAGAGAGAAGGAAACAGAGACTTTTGCCTCTATTTTCAAAAATTTGGCTTCAGCCCTTCTCCCTCGGACATAG